The Ziziphus jujuba cultivar Dongzao chromosome 1, ASM3175591v1 genome segment atttctttctttcgctgattcttatatataaattatattaaacacttttgatattttgtattttgtactCCTTAAATTGTTTTGGTGGATTAACATAATATGTATAATTCTTATattatctttctctttcttggATCTTGGGTTTAGACCCCTTGATATTGTGTTGATGACTTTATGGGAGTTCTATAATTTATGGGGAGATTTTACTAAATTTACGatagaaaatataataggaCTTCTATAAGCGAAACCACTTCAGGTGTCCAAGAAAGACTTCGTGAGTAGTTCTGTCAAATGAGGTGGGTTTGGCTAATAAACCACTCATACTTACGATTCAAACCCACATCTAAGAAATCATAGTTTTGAGATATTAAACAGAGAAATTAATGTAAATATGTGGGAGGTATTATTGCAAatgaccaaaaaacaaaagacttATTAAgcttttgttttgaaatatataaaaccaaACATGTTCATTAAATTTAATGCAACCTGTTAACAATATGTTAACTCATTAAgctcaattataaaatttatttttattctaataaaacattatatttataaaattaaatattaaatagatgaactaaattattacatatatgaaaataatattgaGGAATACCAGCAAACaatgaataaatataatatatatgtatatatatattatcaaaatatttttcttcacatGCTAGTAGAATGTTATCACATTTCACTGTTAACACCCGTTAACTAATGTGCTTTATTGTGTTAGAACTGTTGATCCAACTCTTAAAGCAAATCTGATACTAATAATATCATGCAAATTTGTGTCCTCTGCCAGATCTGCTGTTAATTACTTGAAAGATGCTTAGAGGGATGAGACAAACCCCTAACGACTGTGGTACAGCAGGAGCAGAagatagaaaatataataaatttggaAGAGTATGCATAGGATGGAAGCAAGGGTCAATGGTTTTGACTGAACGGCTTGTCCAACATTCTCagctaaaattaaaataaataaaatagacaataatatcttttttctgTCATCATGGTTACGGAAATGTTAAAATTGCCGCTTCGATTAGCAGTGGGTCACCAATCcaaacttttattttagaaaatttaaccGTTATATATTGTTTGGAATATGATAGACAGTAAGCTTATGTATTGGAATTGCTACGCCCTCGCATGAGACATACTCTGTTTCATATTTGGTTGCACATTAACGAAGAGGTACCAGAAAACTGAAGATAAAAGAGGTCTAAACAAACTTACATCTAATAACATTCAAATGCCTTGCCTGGATACAATTTGggacaaatatatattcaacaaagtgcatatatattattctttacGAGAACACGAAGACAGAAACTCAAATTTAGGAATAGAAAAATGTGTGCAAGTATAGAATGCAAAGTAGGCACATAAAGTGAATGTGTAACTAGGCAGTTCCCTTAAGTTTCTTAGCTATGCCTGCAAAGTACTTTCCCTGGTGGAAAGCTTGCTCCAGCTCTAGCTCAGATGGTTGTCTAGTGCCATCCCCGGCAAAAGTTCCAGCACCATAGGGGCTGCCACCCTTCACCTTCTCCATTTCAAACATGCCTGCTCCAAACGTGTATCCAATAGGTACGAAGACCATTCCATGGTGAACAAGCTGGGTAATAGCTGTTAAGCTGCACGGTTTTACCAATTATAAGAACAGAGTCAGGgtacaaaattatcaaaaattgtTAAGTTGTAATGTATTCAATACAGTTGTGTTCTTGAAAAAGATAACAGACAAAAAGCTTGTGCATAAATGGAACTCACGGTGTAGTCTCTTGTCCACCTCCTTGAGAGCCAGTGCTGTAGAATATTCCAGCAGGCTTGCCAGCAAGTTGCTGTGATCTCCATAAACCCCCAGTAGCATCCAGAAATGCTTTAAATTGTCCAGCCATCATTCCAAATCTGGTTGGGAAGCCGAAAAGCAACCCATCAGCCTCCGCAAGCTCATTAGGTGTGATTATAGGTACATCACTCTTTGGGGGTGCACCCATCTTTCCAAGAACCTCATATGGCAGTGTTTCAGGTACCTTCTCATGTTGACAAGTATGTTCAATCAGGCCAAGGCACTCAAAATTTTACAGAATAGAAATAAATACCTATTGCAAAGAACAAGTACCAAACCTCCACAAAGTATAATGCACCTTAGGTAAAAGAATATGAAAGTCCAACTAGAACGAGCATAACAAAATCATCAATCACCTACATTATgctagatttttttaataatggtaCTGAGTTGCACATCTCTTTACATATAGAAAATTAGCAGCCAAACAGGAAGGTTTTAAACAATACATCTTAAAAGCACATGTACACAAAATCATATACGATTAGGATTATTATATCTGTCCCAACTTAATGGTGCTCCCTTTTTTTTCCTACAAAAACTCAAGCTTTATTTCTCATCCAATTATGTCTGTCACAGTGAAAGTTCCAACCCAAGTAACGCCAAAAATAAATGTATATGTTACCCGAATCTGACCAGCAAGCTAATCATAgttaaaaacttgaaaaataattaatttgttgaattaataaatcaaaagtaAAACAACCTGGAAACTAAATAGTCTAAATATTCTGTTCATTTATCATCATTATAGTTCTTTCAAAACGATAAGTCTTCATTCAAACTGCAAAGATTAAAAGGAGTTGGATGCTCTGGCCTATATATGTAACTTTGAAGGAAAGGTAAATTAGCTTTCTGTTTCCTTTTATCTAACTAGTCTTAGAagtaataaacataataatgacCACACCTGCCATAGCTTTGCCTCTACTCCTTCAACTGAGGCAGCTCCTTTTTTTATCTCTTCTGCCAGCTTTTCAACATGTCCATACATAGAATAGTAACTGATCATCATtggaatttcaaatttcaatcagCCTCAAACCAATACAGATCACATGAAAATCAATTGTGGATAGTTGAATATGATACAGACTACTCAAGTTAGCAACCCAAGTTAATTTTGACTGAATTTGTTAAGACATTAAAAATAGCAAATGATATGGAAAGAACTAAAAGAGCATCTTGTTATAGTAAATTTAGAGCACTCAGCGGTAGCATTTCTAAGACTATTACAATTTACAAGTGAAATCACCCATAAAATTTGGCATGGTGAAAAGCATATGTTGTTGGTAGGTACCACCAGTACACCAATATGTAATGATTTTTAGGGCTACATGGTTCAAAATACTGTGAGATTTTGATTAACAACTTTGACAAGAAATAGATTCTTTAGCAGAGCCACACCAAAGATGCTCATCTGGCTTAAGTTTTCTCATTGCCTTAGATAAGGTAAAGCAGAAGAAATCATAAACACTAAAGAAGGTAGTCTAGAAGCCTCTCCAATCATGCAGTTAATGCCAATACTAATAGTTACAGATATCAAACTGTTTGAAAAGCTAATCTCAATAACGACGATTGCTGGGACCACAACTCTGGAATTTCTTTTCCAATTATAATTTCAAAAGATAGGTTGGGTTTCACAATCACTTTTCCAGTTGTTTCGTGTTAGGAGCATATTgtcaatgattttttattttttaatcttttttgatTCTTCATTTCTAAAAATTACACAAGGTAGCATTAAATAAGTAACAAATCAGAAAAACCAACAGAAATCAAAcacaaaatttgactttttacaTGTCAAATATAGTGTCCATCACGCAATGCCAAAGGTGCAACAGAAGCCTCAACCTCCAAAAACCAAAAGCCGTAAGCACAGGGACTTTAAGTCTGACCTTTAACCAAAGTAGATGAGtcataaaattcttaattttgTACTGGCCTTTATCGCGCAAGTCTTTCAATGTTTTAGCCTTTGTTCGCAAATTCATCCCCGCCCCTCAAtgtaattaaaaacattttgACTTCTTTGTTTCGaccgaaaaaggaaaaaagcctTGAACAACAATAAACCAGAATAGTTTTCTATaaagagaaatgaaaaagaacCATGGATATGTCTTAAAGCAAACTgaggaaataaattaaaaactctCAAATTTAAAGTAGAAATACGATCAAGATAGATGAGACCTTTAGGAATTTGTACTCTTATAAAAAACAGAGccctttaaaaattgaaaagaaacaaaacaagcTAAAATGCTCTTTCCAATGTCCGGTTCTGATAAATTTGGGTGAAATCACCCAATGCCAATTCAAAACCATCTCTAACAGAGACCAATCTTTTCCCAATTCCTTTATTAACAACTAAACAACCCATGACTTCCAAGAAGCACAATCACAAACCCAGAACAATATTTCACTTTCTTAGACCAACGATCATATACATGAAAGCTTTacaggaaagaaaaaatatatataataaaaataaaaaaccccaGAAATTATACAGAGAGATAGCTAGTAAACACACAGATCAGTTTCATCTTAATTAATACACTGAAAAATGAAGTATAAACCAACAGAATCAAAGAATAAGCAGAAAattagaaagaaagagagagacttACACAATGTAAACTTTAGTGGCCATTGATGGAGGATTCTCTATCTCCCTCTGTGTATGGGCTTTTGAGCAAAAACGTATTGGGGGATGAATGGAACGCTGACAGGGGAGCACAAAGAGGGGGACCCCTATTTATAGCGAATTATGCCACCCCCCCAACCCCTGCTTcagccttctttttttctttttcttttttataaggAGCTTCTTATTTGTGTTGCTTtgtttaatatgaaattttaacattttattagtgggcaattttatatttctttacaCGCAATATTATAGCATTACTGATGTCACGCTCATCATTATTTTACTTAACcaattattttgtaactttcctaataattttattaattaatttttggattttttattcctttttttttttttttggtaatatggatattttatttttattatatttcaccGTATGAGTTTAATTCTTATCCTGATTATTCACTTTATGAAAAACTAATACACTTTGGGACATGCAAGGAAGGTTGTAAGAGATGTATAATTTGTATGTAGAAATCTCCTAAtagtatgtaattttttttaataggcaTGAAGTGCATGATTATAATAAAagtcataaaaataaaagtaataaccGTGGCTTGCTGCGACCATAGGGGTATTATCGTCTTCCAATTGGTTCTACTGAAATGAAATGAATATTCCTCATTTCAAAAGCCGTCCCTGACTTTTGCCAATATTTTATGGATAAGATTACCTACAGATTCATTTTCATGGGGTTCATTTTTCATCCGCAATAAATTGGTCTCGTAAAAGATGAAGTCAAAGGTAGACATTCgttatttaaaataagaaaaaattaaaaaggatatatatttatttgttgggaaattttattttgttattattttacttaaatattatatttttttaaaaaaattatcatttattttttttaagttttctaaaatatcaaaaaaagattaatctatatttttattctttttatcagttaattttaacaattaaaaattataattatatttttataatattttttaattataaaatattaattttttatttatttttatttttaattattaaaattaattagtaaaaattgaccaacattaataaatagatctattttgatatatatagaaaatcaaaaagagattattgatgatttttcagaAATCAAAAGCTGAAGTGAAGTAGCAGTAAAACTGAATAGGTGTAAGAAAAATTTGATCTCATTTGTTCTTACGATGTATTACtagcagaaagaaaaaaaaaaaaaagatattatttttaattatatatatatatataattcgtactttataattttaatgaaaaaaattttatagagtGGGTATTATGTAATTTGACTATAAAATTATGTTATCTTTGAAATTTAGATTTCATTTATGagacattaaaaaaatgatttcacttatatatatatatatagatataaacttTACATATTTTCGTATGAAAATAAATCTTCTCTTGATTatgttagattttatttttcttataattatatcaaatgaaccactaaaaaattaaatctatttTCTTTCCTCTCCCAATTTTCCCCATTAATTTTCTCTTGTTTAGATTTACAAACTCAAAAAAGTAGCCTTATTAGGATCATAATAAGACTGACATAAAAAGTGGGTTTCTAGATTGTATAACTAATAGCAACTTGAAGCCTAAATTGATGTAACAATCTTTCATTTCCTCGTAAAATCCATAAACTTAATTAATATAAGTTATATAAAGACAGAAGAAATAGATGcacaatattttaaaaggaaaattcaGGGAATGTAGACACAATTAAGAGGATGATGCTTTCAGCCACATATGGGGATGGTGGTTGCTAGCTTTACACCGTGACATAGCTGGTGGAGGCTATTGACTTTTCTTCCGTCAATAAATATTGTGAAtagtttttggttttggatCATATGCAAGGAGACCAAAAGCTTATTGCTTcccataaattttcaaatatgtttGCAACACCAAGGCCAAAGAAAGGTCCAGTAGATTCAAGCCTTCCAAGAGTCAAAGCCACCTTCAAATTGTGATTTGGTAATGTTAGTTATTTGGAACGTCATCTATGAGTCCTCCTTTTCTGTCGCATATTACACGCATATTATAAATTGTACAAAATTGATTGCTGACTTGCTCTTTCATTAGATGCAATGCACATTAGAGTGTTCCCAAATATAATTGACTAATTTAAAAGAGCCACTAATACAGCAATCATAAATAAACATACAAGGGGATTGTTCCATaaactaaaatatttgataaagaattttttataaattattttggctGTTGCTTACATTTATTCAGTTGTGGATAAGTTTTGACAAGTtatgttgttaatttttttttttaaacaaaaaaaagaaaaaaagaaaaaaaggttattaGTTAATATCATAATTTATCAGTTTGTGCTAGAACATACCAATGGTAAAGACGCTATTTGAATTCCCTCCACcttgattataaaaataaataaataaataaaaacataatttatctattttggtatgaaaattaaataattggtgTTATTCATTATCGCTTTTAATTCTCGTATGCAACGTAAAATGAAACAAActataattatgtaaaaataaactTATGAATCccgtaaaaaaatttattaaatattcaactataaattatttgtaataCCATGTCATTAAACTATTAGATGCAATAGTTACTCCACTTCACTTATTTGACGTGGTATCTAGAGTCATTTAGTTTTTGACAGTTAAGCTTCATTATATGAAGGAACTTCTAGAGAGAAAAACTTATATGTGATAGAAAATGCCTACATATCATTTtagtaatataatttttttttgttcaacttCATTCTGTCctcttccctctctctctctctctctctctctctctctctctctctctctctctttagtTTTGTCCTGTTCCTCTCCATGTTCTAAGAGACAGACAgagaaatatttgtatttttctttatctCTATCTCATCTTCATCTCTTTTTGATATTGTAATATATAActctttttgtctttctttttatatatatatatatatatttaaactctatattatatcatttatttaaaacttaaaattatttaCTGAAAATCTCtccttcatttttcttctcaaGCTAGTTACTGAAAATCTCtccttcatttttcttctcaaGCTAGTTACAATCCTATAGATttcaaatttcttaatttttgccTCAACTCCAACAAATATCTCCAGTTCTAAAATCCaaaacccaaatttttttatttttgtaaactaGAACTCAGATCTAggggaaactttttttttttttttttttggtgtccacattgtcaaaaaaaaatttgggaaacCAATTAATGAAAAGAACAACAAGAATAGATAAACATGAAGAAGCTTTAATCAGATTCAAAGTAAGAAGAAAATTTCAGATTTCAATCAAATCTttacaaataaatgaaaaatagacACCACGAAAAAAGTAAACCCTAAGCATTGGCTTTTTGGAGAGGAAGACAGAATTTTAAGTGTTTCTCTATTTGTTTCTtagaacacacacacacacacacacacagaggttgaataaaaaaaattatatcactaAAATGATATATGACCATCTTCTATCGCACataagtttttctctttttggagAATTGCGTTAAAAAGTGGAACTTAgctatcaaaaaataattggCTCTAAACACCACATCAGAGAAACGAGGGTGGAGCAACTATTACATAATACTTTCGCCATACATATGTTGCTTCATGGACCCGTCCCCTACACATAACTTATACAGGGTTAAATACACTCAATCATCTCTAATTTAGTTTGGTTTCACTTTAGGCTCGCTTGGCACCCTCTAAAATGCTAGAATACCTTTTACTTTGTCAAATCTTACCATTTGATGGCCCACgttgtcaaaaaaatattatatttttt includes the following:
- the LOC107421784 gene encoding probable NAD(P)H dehydrogenase (quinone) FQR1-like 1 isoform X2 — protein: MGAPPKSDVPIITPNELAEADGLLFGFPTRFGMMAGQFKAFLDATGGLWRSQQLAGKPAGIFYSTGSQGGGQETTPLTAITQLVHHGMVFVPIGYTFGAGMFEMEKVKGGSPYGAGTFAGDGTRQPSELELEQAFHQGKYFAGIAKKLKGTA
- the LOC107421784 gene encoding probable NAD(P)H dehydrogenase (quinone) FQR1-like 1 isoform X1 — translated: MATKVYIVYYSMYGHVEKLAEEIKKGAASVEGVEAKLWQVPETLPYEVLGKMGAPPKSDVPIITPNELAEADGLLFGFPTRFGMMAGQFKAFLDATGGLWRSQQLAGKPAGIFYSTGSQGGGQETTPLTAITQLVHHGMVFVPIGYTFGAGMFEMEKVKGGSPYGAGTFAGDGTRQPSELELEQAFHQGKYFAGIAKKLKGTA